A single window of Pseudomonadota bacterium DNA harbors:
- a CDS encoding nucleotide sugar dehydrogenase has translation MSAHNRKIAVIGLGYVGLPVAVAFGRSARTIGFDINAARVAELKSGHDSTLEVEDDDLKASNIAFTCTATDLREADFHIVAVPTPVDEAKRPDLTPMIKASETLGAHIKAGDIVVYESTVYPGATEEDCVPVLERMSGLKAGKDFFVGYSPERINPGDKDHTFTKITKVVSGQTPEILEIVAKVYESVVTAGVHRASSIKVAEAAKVIENTQRDLNIALMNELALIFNRMGIDTRDVLAAAGTAWNFLKFEPGLVGGHCIGVDPYYLTHKAAIVGYIPQVILAGRSINDDMGRYVAQQAIRQLIAQGGAVKGAVITVLGFTFKENVPDLRNTRVIDIVNELNTYDVKVQIHDPYADSAEAQHEYGVELMPTEKLAPARVVIFAVPHHHYLEDAWNTVTARLEGGRGAVIDVKGKLDRASVPAGVTLWRL, from the coding sequence ATGAGCGCGCATAACCGAAAAATTGCGGTCATAGGCTTGGGCTACGTCGGTCTGCCGGTCGCGGTGGCCTTTGGTCGCTCGGCCCGTACCATCGGCTTTGACATCAACGCCGCGCGCGTCGCGGAGCTCAAATCCGGGCACGACAGCACGCTTGAAGTCGAGGATGACGATCTGAAGGCGAGCAACATCGCCTTCACCTGCACGGCGACGGACCTGCGCGAAGCGGATTTCCATATCGTCGCGGTGCCGACGCCGGTGGACGAGGCCAAGCGTCCCGACCTGACACCCATGATCAAGGCCTCCGAGACCTTGGGCGCGCACATCAAGGCCGGTGACATCGTGGTCTACGAGTCGACCGTCTACCCGGGCGCCACGGAAGAAGACTGCGTGCCGGTGCTGGAGCGCATGTCGGGCCTGAAAGCCGGCAAGGACTTCTTCGTCGGCTACTCGCCGGAGCGCATCAATCCCGGCGACAAGGATCACACCTTCACCAAGATCACCAAGGTGGTGTCGGGCCAGACGCCCGAAATCCTCGAAATCGTCGCCAAGGTCTATGAGTCGGTGGTCACCGCCGGCGTGCACCGCGCGTCGTCAATCAAGGTCGCCGAAGCGGCCAAGGTCATCGAGAACACCCAGCGCGATCTCAACATCGCGCTCATGAACGAACTGGCGCTGATCTTCAACCGCATGGGCATCGACACCCGCGACGTGCTGGCGGCGGCCGGCACCGCGTGGAACTTCCTCAAGTTCGAACCGGGCCTGGTCGGCGGTCATTGCATCGGCGTCGACCCCTACTACCTGACGCACAAGGCGGCCATCGTCGGCTACATCCCGCAGGTCATCCTGGCCGGGCGCAGCATCAATGACGACATGGGCCGCTACGTCGCGCAGCAGGCCATCCGCCAACTGATCGCCCAGGGCGGCGCCGTCAAGGGCGCGGTCATCACCGTGCTGGGCTTCACCTTCAAGGAAAACGTGCCGGACCTGCGCAACACGCGCGTCATCGACATCGTCAACGAACTCAACACCTACGATGTGAAGGTGCAGATCCACGACCCTTACGCCGACTCGGCCGAGGCCCAGCACGAGTACGGCGTGGAATTGATGCCGACCGAGAAACTGGCGCCGGCGCGCGTGGTGATCTTCGCCGTGCCGCACCACCATTACCTGGAGGATGCCTGGAACACCGTCACCGCGCGCCTGGAAGGCGGGCGTGGCGCGGTCATCGACGTCAAGGGCAAGCTCGATCGCGCCAGCGTGCCGGCCGGCGTGACGCTGTGGAGGCTGTGA
- a CDS encoding NAD-dependent epimerase translates to MKIMVTGAAGFIGSRLVERLLARGDQVVGVDNLNDYYEVTLKLARLARIEKHPAFSFHKQNIEDRAAMPALFAAEKPERVVHLAAQAGVRYSIENPHAYIDANIVGTTNILEGCRHNGVEHLVYASSSSVYGANTRMPFSVHDNIDHPVSLYAATKKANELMAHTYSHLYGLPVTGLRFFTVYGPWGRPDMSLFLFTRKILNGEPIDVFNYGNHRRDFTYIDDIVGGVMGCLDNIAKPNPAWNSDAPDPGTSKAPYRIYNIGNNSPVPLMDFIGALEECLGIEAKKNMLPLQAGDVPDTYADVTALVEDIGYRPGTPIKQGIANFVSWYKEYYNIP, encoded by the coding sequence ATGAAGATCATGGTCACAGGTGCCGCCGGTTTCATCGGCTCGCGCCTCGTTGAACGTTTGCTTGCGCGGGGCGACCAGGTCGTCGGCGTCGACAATCTCAATGACTATTACGAAGTCACGCTGAAGCTTGCGCGACTGGCCCGCATCGAAAAGCATCCCGCTTTCAGCTTCCACAAGCAGAATATCGAAGACCGCGCCGCCATGCCGGCGCTGTTCGCCGCCGAGAAGCCCGAACGGGTGGTGCATCTCGCCGCCCAGGCGGGGGTGCGCTATTCCATCGAGAATCCCCACGCCTACATCGATGCCAACATCGTCGGCACCACCAACATCCTGGAAGGTTGCCGGCACAACGGCGTCGAGCACCTGGTCTACGCGTCCTCGAGCTCGGTGTACGGCGCCAACACCCGCATGCCGTTTTCGGTGCACGACAACATCGATCACCCGGTGTCGCTGTACGCCGCGACCAAGAAAGCCAACGAACTGATGGCCCACACCTACAGCCATCTCTACGGCCTGCCGGTCACGGGCCTGCGCTTCTTCACGGTCTACGGGCCGTGGGGGCGGCCGGACATGTCGCTGTTCCTGTTCACGCGCAAGATCCTGAACGGCGAACCGATAGACGTGTTCAACTACGGCAACCACCGGCGCGATTTCACTTATATCGATGACATCGTCGGCGGCGTGATGGGCTGTCTCGACAACATCGCCAAGCCCAATCCGGCCTGGAACAGCGATGCGCCCGATCCCGGTACCTCCAAGGCGCCCTACCGCATCTACAACATCGGCAACAATTCGCCGGTGCCGCTGATGGACTTCATCGGTGCGCTGGAGGAATGCCTCGGCATCGAAGCCAAGAAGAACATGCTGCCCCTGCAGGCCGGTGACGTGCCGGACACCTATGCTGACGTCACGGCCCTGGTCGAAGACATCGGCTACCGTCCCGGCACGCCGATCAAGCAGGGCATCGCCAATTTCGTTTCCTGGTACAAGGAGTATTACAACATCCCATGA
- a CDS encoding cytoplasmic protein has translation MAGAEGMSADNFTVDVDNLYREESITDLRAATIRRLVPIKADGSDDPSRPSRFIGDTTLMTQMGPIPVQFPLDAPTLAEACALFPAGIKGAIERLNERAREMAREEASRIVVPGQGGPGPLGGMPGRPGGKFILE, from the coding sequence ATGGCCGGAGCCGAAGGCATGAGTGCCGATAATTTCACAGTCGATGTCGATAACCTGTATCGCGAGGAATCGATCACCGACCTGCGCGCCGCCACCATCCGGCGCCTGGTGCCGATCAAGGCCGATGGCAGCGACGACCCGTCCCGCCCCAGCCGCTTCATCGGCGATACCACGCTCATGACCCAGATGGGTCCGATCCCGGTGCAGTTCCCGCTCGATGCCCCGACCCTCGCCGAAGCCTGCGCGCTGTTCCCGGCCGGTATCAAGGGCGCCATCGAAAGACTCAACGAACGTGCACGCGAGATGGCGCGCGAGGAAGCGTCGCGCATCGTGGTGCCAGGCCAAGGCGGCCCCGGCCCGCTGGGCGGCATGCCCGGTCGGCCAGGAGGCAAGTTCATCCTCGAATAG
- the ccmA gene encoding cytochrome c biogenesis heme-transporting ATPase CcmA, with the protein MNDSGLDVRDLRVERGERVLFERLSFAAPPASVVHLVGANGSGKTTLMKTLAGLVTPDAGEIHWRGALLTRAADFRAALNYIGHHGGLNTELTPYENLEFIATLCAAPRRGSIAAALRALNAAGFAERPVRYLSAGQRQRVTLARLILFDAPLWMLDEPFTALDHASRALVESIIDAHVDHGGTVLIATHQSFASRHAIRAVPLAEAQP; encoded by the coding sequence ATGAATGACTCGGGTCTCGACGTTCGCGATCTCCGCGTCGAGCGCGGCGAACGGGTGCTGTTCGAGCGCCTGAGCTTCGCCGCGCCGCCCGCCAGCGTCGTGCACCTGGTGGGCGCCAACGGCAGCGGCAAGACCACGCTCATGAAGACCCTGGCCGGACTCGTGACGCCCGACGCGGGGGAAATCCACTGGCGCGGCGCGCTTTTGACCCGCGCCGCGGACTTCCGCGCCGCCCTCAACTACATCGGCCACCATGGCGGGCTCAACACCGAGCTGACCCCCTACGAAAACCTCGAATTCATCGCCACCCTGTGCGCGGCGCCGCGCCGCGGCAGCATCGCGGCGGCCCTGCGCGCGCTCAACGCCGCCGGCTTTGCCGAGCGCCCGGTGCGCTACCTGTCGGCCGGCCAACGCCAGCGCGTGACGCTCGCGCGGCTCATCCTGTTCGATGCGCCGCTGTGGATGCTGGACGAACCCTTCACCGCCCTCGACCACGCCAGCCGCGCGCTGGTCGAGTCGATCATCGACGCCCACGTCGACCACGGCGGCACGGTGCTGATAGCCACCCACCAGAGCTTCGCATCGCGCCACGCCATCCGCGCCGTACCGTTGGCCGAGGCGCAGCCATGA
- the ccmB gene encoding heme exporter protein CcmB — protein MKAMTVLAAVVRRELLRAVRNQAEALYPLLFFALCILMFPFALGTDSALLSRVAAGVVWVAALLASALSLEALFRADYADGTLEVLVVGGASLPLLGLGKAAAHWLLSGLPVLLLSIPLGLSLELKPGLLGTLLATLALGSVTMSLVGAAISALTVGLRGGGLLLAMLILPLYIPVLIFGASATANAALGLPVAGELYFLAGLLVLAVTLTPWATAAALRIRMS, from the coding sequence ATGAAGGCCATGACCGTGCTCGCGGCGGTGGTGCGCCGTGAACTCCTGCGCGCGGTGCGCAACCAGGCCGAGGCGCTCTATCCCCTGCTGTTTTTCGCCCTGTGCATATTGATGTTCCCGTTCGCGCTCGGCACCGACAGCGCGCTGTTGTCGCGGGTCGCGGCCGGCGTGGTGTGGGTGGCGGCGCTGCTGGCCAGCGCCCTGTCGCTGGAAGCCTTGTTCCGCGCCGACTATGCCGACGGCACGCTCGAGGTGCTGGTGGTGGGCGGCGCGTCGCTGCCGCTGCTCGGGCTCGGCAAGGCCGCCGCCCATTGGCTGCTGTCGGGGCTGCCGGTACTGCTGCTGTCGATCCCGCTCGGCCTGTCGCTGGAGTTGAAGCCCGGCCTGCTCGGTACCCTGCTCGCGACCCTGGCGCTCGGCAGCGTCACCATGAGCCTCGTCGGCGCCGCCATCAGCGCGCTCACGGTCGGCCTGCGCGGCGGCGGCCTGCTTCTGGCAATGTTGATCCTGCCGTTGTACATTCCCGTGCTCATTTTCGGTGCTTCCGCCACGGCCAATGCCGCGCTCGGACTGCCGGTCGCGGGAGAACTGTACTTCCTCGCCGGCCTGCTCGTGCTGGCCGTGACGCTGACGCCGTGGGCGACCGCGGCCGCCCTCAGAATCCGCATGAGCTGA
- a CDS encoding heme ABC transporter permease, with amino-acid sequence MHFYRLSHTLTPWLAVATLGLFAWGVVGGLMLAPADYQQGDSFRIMYIHVPAAWMSMFVYVTMAAAGGVALIWKLKLAEIVSRACAPLGATFTFLALVTGSIWGKPMWGTWWVWDARLTSELILLFLYLGVIALHGALDDRRAGARAGAVLALIGVVNIPIIHFSVEWWSTLHQGATVSKFSKPSIHIDMLIPLLVMIGAFQCYFAWSLLLRVRGEILDYDRNASWVRELGRGREADL; translated from the coding sequence ATGCATTTCTATCGCCTGAGCCACACGCTGACGCCGTGGCTGGCGGTGGCCACGCTGGGCTTGTTCGCCTGGGGCGTGGTCGGCGGCCTGATGCTGGCGCCGGCCGATTACCAGCAGGGCGACAGCTTCCGCATCATGTATATCCATGTGCCGGCCGCGTGGATGTCGATGTTCGTCTACGTGACCATGGCGGCGGCCGGCGGCGTGGCCCTGATCTGGAAACTGAAGCTGGCCGAGATCGTGTCGCGCGCCTGCGCGCCGCTCGGCGCCACGTTTACCTTCCTGGCGCTCGTCACCGGCTCGATCTGGGGCAAGCCCATGTGGGGCACGTGGTGGGTGTGGGATGCGCGCCTCACCTCTGAACTCATCCTGCTGTTTCTCTATCTCGGCGTCATTGCCCTGCATGGCGCGCTCGACGACCGCCGCGCCGGGGCGCGGGCCGGCGCGGTGCTGGCGCTGATCGGCGTGGTCAACATTCCGATCATCCATTTCTCGGTCGAATGGTGGAGCACGCTGCACCAGGGCGCGACGGTCAGCAAGTTCTCCAAGCCCTCGATCCACATCGACATGCTGATCCCGCTGCTGGTGATGATCGGCGCCTTCCAGTGCTATTTCGCCTGGTCGCTGCTGCTGCGCGTGCGCGGCGAGATCCTCGACTACGACCGCAACGCGAGCTGGGTGCGGGAACTCGGCCGCGGCCGCGAGGCCGACCTGTGA
- the ccmD gene encoding heme exporter protein CcmD: MHMGGYAPYVWSSYGLAALLLIINIVLPRRAEQAALRRLARREALGENHDTTA; the protein is encoded by the coding sequence ATGCACATGGGCGGTTACGCGCCCTACGTATGGAGTTCCTACGGCCTCGCCGCGCTGCTGTTGATCATCAATATCGTGTTGCCGCGCCGCGCGGAACAGGCCGCGCTGCGTCGCCTGGCGCGCCGCGAAGCCCTGGGAGAGAACCATGACACCACGGCGTAA
- the ccmE gene encoding cytochrome c maturation protein CcmE has translation MTPRRKRMWIIALCVLGVGIAVALILTAFNQNLMYFYSPSEVARGEAPSNRAFRLGGMVVTGSVSRGDAKDLTVRFKVTDFVKEREIAYRGILPDLFREGQGIVAIGQLDGQGVFVASEVLAKHDENYMPPEVAQALKDGEASKAAQP, from the coding sequence ATGACACCACGGCGTAAACGCATGTGGATCATCGCGCTGTGCGTGCTGGGGGTCGGCATCGCGGTGGCGTTGATCCTGACCGCCTTCAACCAGAACCTCATGTATTTCTACAGCCCGAGCGAGGTCGCGCGCGGCGAAGCGCCGAGCAACCGCGCGTTCCGACTCGGCGGCATGGTGGTCACGGGCAGCGTCTCGCGCGGTGACGCCAAGGACCTGACGGTACGCTTCAAGGTCACTGATTTCGTCAAGGAACGCGAGATTGCCTATCGCGGCATCCTGCCGGACCTGTTCCGCGAGGGGCAGGGCATCGTCGCCATCGGCCAGCTCGACGGCCAGGGCGTGTTCGTCGCCAGCGAAGTGCTGGCCAAGCATGACGAAAACTACATGCCGCCCGAAGTCGCGCAGGCGCTGAAGGACGGCGAGGCCTCCAAGGCGGCGCAACCGTGA
- a CDS encoding heme lyase CcmF/NrfE family subunit, which yields MIAELGHFALTMALAIALLQAVVPLVGAQTGNVLWMSLARPAARAQLVFIALAFLALSHAFVTNDFSVAYVAANSNSALPLAFRISALWGAHEGSLLLWVLLLAAWSCAVSFASRGLPLAFVARVLAVMAIISIGFLLFMLITSNPFLRQLPPPADGADLNPLLQDFGLVIHPPMLYAGYVGFSVAFSFAIAGLISGHLDSAWARWARPWTLLAWCFLTIGIALGSWWAYYELGWGGWWFWDPVENASFMPWLLGTALIHSLAATEKRDVFKSWTVLLAIGAFGLSLLGTFLVRSGVLTSVHAFASDPARGVFILAFLVLVIGGALMLYAWRGASMGVSASYATTSRETFLLANSVLLTVACATVLLGTLYPLVLDALNLGKLSVGPPYFNSVFVPVMSPLVVLLGLGQHARWKQDRFATLCRELRMPLLGTVLLLGALVAAFSDARSPRAMFGLALAAWVVCTSVGGVIQRCRQRQSAWRAFTSLPAAYLGQHLAHIGFAVTIVGVTLVSLNTVDLHTRMAPGERMTLAGYDFHFVATAPLKGPNYTGTDAQFEVTRPGAAPIRLSAEKRNYHVRGMPMTEAGIDPGLTRDIYISLGEPLENNAWSVRLSVKPFVRWLWLGAILMAAGGITAMCDRRFRRVTARHAATAGAGREGARS from the coding sequence GTGATCGCGGAGCTCGGTCATTTCGCGCTGACCATGGCGCTCGCCATCGCCCTCCTGCAGGCGGTGGTGCCGCTGGTCGGCGCGCAAACCGGCAACGTGTTGTGGATGTCCCTCGCGCGACCGGCGGCGCGCGCGCAGCTGGTGTTCATCGCGCTGGCCTTCCTGGCCTTGAGCCATGCCTTCGTCACCAACGATTTCTCGGTGGCCTACGTGGCCGCCAACTCCAACAGCGCGCTGCCGCTGGCGTTCCGCATCTCGGCCCTGTGGGGCGCGCACGAAGGTTCGCTGCTGCTGTGGGTGCTGCTGCTGGCGGCATGGTCCTGCGCCGTCAGCTTCGCCAGTCGCGGTCTGCCGCTGGCGTTCGTGGCGCGGGTGCTGGCGGTGATGGCCATCATCAGCATCGGCTTCCTGCTGTTCATGCTGATCACGTCCAACCCCTTCCTGCGCCAACTGCCGCCACCCGCCGATGGCGCCGATCTGAACCCGCTGCTCCAGGACTTCGGCCTGGTCATCCATCCGCCCATGCTCTACGCCGGCTACGTCGGCTTCTCGGTGGCCTTCAGCTTCGCGATTGCCGGCCTCATCAGCGGCCATCTCGACAGCGCCTGGGCGCGTTGGGCGCGACCCTGGACCCTGCTCGCCTGGTGCTTCCTGACCATCGGCATCGCTCTCGGCAGCTGGTGGGCCTATTACGAACTCGGCTGGGGCGGCTGGTGGTTCTGGGACCCGGTCGAGAACGCGTCCTTCATGCCGTGGTTGCTCGGCACCGCGCTCATCCATTCGCTGGCCGCCACCGAGAAACGCGACGTGTTCAAGAGCTGGACGGTGCTGCTCGCCATCGGCGCCTTCGGCCTGTCGCTGCTCGGCACCTTCCTGGTGCGTTCCGGCGTACTGACTTCGGTGCATGCGTTCGCGAGCGATCCGGCGCGTGGCGTTTTCATCCTCGCCTTCCTGGTGCTGGTGATCGGCGGCGCGCTCATGCTCTACGCGTGGCGCGGCGCCAGCATGGGCGTCAGCGCGAGCTATGCCACCACCTCGCGCGAAACCTTCCTGCTCGCCAACAGCGTGCTGTTGACCGTGGCCTGTGCGACGGTGCTGCTCGGCACCCTGTATCCCTTGGTGCTGGATGCGCTCAATCTCGGCAAGCTGTCGGTCGGTCCGCCCTATTTCAACAGCGTGTTCGTGCCGGTGATGTCGCCGCTGGTGGTGCTCTTGGGTCTCGGCCAGCACGCGCGCTGGAAACAGGACCGTTTCGCGACCCTGTGCCGCGAGCTGCGTATGCCCCTGCTCGGCACCGTGCTGCTGCTCGGCGCGCTGGTCGCGGCGTTCAGCGACGCGCGTTCGCCGCGCGCGATGTTCGGTCTGGCCCTGGCGGCGTGGGTGGTGTGCACCAGCGTCGGCGGTGTCATCCAGCGCTGCCGTCAGCGCCAGTCGGCGTGGCGCGCCTTCACCAGCTTGCCGGCGGCCTACCTCGGTCAGCATCTCGCCCACATCGGTTTCGCGGTGACCATCGTCGGCGTGACGCTGGTCAGTCTCAACACCGTCGACCTGCACACGCGCATGGCGCCGGGCGAACGCATGACGCTGGCCGGCTACGATTTTCATTTTGTCGCGACCGCGCCGCTCAAGGGCCCCAACTACACCGGCACCGACGCCCAGTTCGAAGTGACGCGGCCGGGCGCGGCGCCAATCCGGCTGTCGGCCGAGAAGCGCAATTACCATGTGCGCGGCATGCCGATGACCGAGGCCGGCATCGATCCGGGCCTCACCCGCGACATCTACATCTCGCTCGGTGAGCCGCTGGAGAACAACGCCTGGAGCGTGCGCCTGAGCGTTAAACCCTTCGTGCGCTGGCTGTGGTTGGGCGCCATCCTGATGGCGGCGGGCGGCATCACCGCCATGTGCGACCGCCGTTTCCGGCGCGTGACGGCGCGCCATGCGGCCACCGCCGGCGCCGGTCGCGAGGGCGCGCGCTCGTGA
- a CDS encoding DsbE family thiol:disulfide interchange protein, producing the protein MPLRFAVPLLLFGALVVFLGIGLQRDPRLVPSPLIGKPAPQFSLGTLGAPEKPVQRDDLLGRAYLLNVWASWCAQCREEHPLLLELGKAGQVNLIGLNYHDELEAGRQWLSERGDPYRMTLFDPQGKLGLDLGVYGVPETFLIDAKGVIRYKHIGPLNQDVLSRDILPLLANLERDAQ; encoded by the coding sequence ATACCGCTGCGCTTCGCCGTGCCACTGCTGCTGTTCGGCGCGCTGGTGGTATTTCTCGGCATCGGCTTGCAGCGCGATCCGCGCCTGGTGCCGTCGCCGCTGATTGGCAAGCCCGCGCCGCAGTTCTCGCTGGGTACGCTGGGCGCGCCGGAAAAACCGGTACAGCGCGACGACCTGCTGGGACGCGCCTACCTGCTCAACGTGTGGGCGTCGTGGTGCGCGCAGTGCCGCGAGGAGCACCCGCTGCTGCTTGAACTCGGCAAGGCCGGCCAGGTGAATCTCATCGGCTTGAATTACCACGACGAACTGGAGGCCGGCCGCCAATGGCTGAGCGAGCGCGGCGATCCCTATCGCATGACGCTGTTCGATCCGCAGGGCAAGCTGGGACTGGATCTCGGCGTGTACGGCGTGCCGGAAACCTTCCTCATCGATGCCAAGGGCGTGATTCGCTACAAGCACATCGGTCCCTTGAACCAGGACGTCTTGAGTCGCGACATCCTGCCGCTGCTCGCCAATCTCGAGCGCGACGCGCAATGA
- a CDS encoding cytochrome c-type biogenesis protein CcmH: protein MTGLRPLLLAMLLCVGAAAQASDAPAEFSDAALAARYDVLLGELRCLVCQNQTLKDSHAELAQDLRDEVKRLLEKGDSDVAIRDYLVARYGDFVLYSPPLKDTTWLLWVGPFVLLALALAVVLMMSRRRASAAAPLDDAERSRLAQALAERGEQS from the coding sequence ATGACCGGCCTGCGCCCGCTGTTGCTCGCCATGCTGTTGTGTGTCGGCGCCGCCGCGCAGGCCAGCGATGCGCCGGCGGAATTCTCCGATGCCGCGCTCGCGGCCCGTTACGACGTGCTGCTGGGCGAGTTGCGTTGCCTGGTGTGTCAGAACCAGACCTTGAAGGATTCCCATGCCGAGCTCGCGCAGGATCTGCGCGACGAGGTCAAACGCCTGCTGGAGAAAGGCGACAGCGATGTCGCGATCCGTGACTACCTGGTGGCGCGCTACGGTGACTTCGTGCTCTACAGCCCGCCGCTCAAGGACACCACCTGGCTGCTGTGGGTCGGGCCCTTCGTGCTGCTGGCGCTGGCGCTGGCGGTGGTGCTGATGATGAGTCGCCGCCGCGCGTCGGCGGCCGCGCCGCTCGACGATGCCGAACGGTCGCGCCTTGCCCAGGCACTCGCGGAGCGCGGGGAGCAATCATGA
- the ccmI gene encoding c-type cytochrome biogenesis protein CcmI, which translates to MSFWLSLAALTALALALLWLPLRRAQADSAAATDDQLRRLREFDSELAAGDIDASIAPALRAELERAVIDGLPASAAAPVSSGGRALLALLCLMAPLAAGGLYWHLGSPELATFSAAHPHTDWRDQATSISYFVGRVRERLAKQPDDADAWALLARTEMQLGHYNEALAAAESLNRVLPEHAGAMLLLVDALLMAGGDEHRSRALALTGKVLHNEPGNPSALVMKGLFEQQEGDTATALATWQQALSLAGQDGGLKSQIEELIARAGGTVQKAAPRVAVKVKVALSPALAARAQAGDAVFIAARAVDGPPMPLAVSRHTVAELPLSITLDDSMAMVPGHSLADVKQFYVMARVSKSGTANASSGDLEGKSATLDIKDAAEIAIDIDRALP; encoded by the coding sequence ATGAGTTTCTGGTTGTCCCTGGCCGCGCTCACGGCGCTGGCGCTGGCGCTGTTGTGGCTGCCGCTGCGACGCGCGCAAGCCGATTCCGCCGCCGCCACCGACGACCAGCTGCGCCGCCTGCGCGAGTTCGACAGCGAGCTCGCCGCCGGTGACATCGATGCCAGCATTGCGCCGGCGCTGCGCGCCGAACTCGAACGCGCGGTGATCGACGGCCTGCCCGCGTCCGCCGCCGCGCCCGTCAGCAGCGGCGGCCGCGCGTTGCTGGCGCTGCTGTGCCTCATGGCGCCACTCGCGGCGGGCGGCCTCTACTGGCACCTGGGCTCGCCCGAACTCGCCACCTTCAGCGCCGCCCATCCGCACACCGACTGGCGCGACCAGGCGACTTCCATCAGTTATTTCGTCGGCCGCGTGCGTGAGCGGTTGGCCAAGCAACCCGACGACGCCGACGCCTGGGCGCTGCTGGCGCGCACCGAGATGCAGCTCGGTCATTACAACGAGGCGCTGGCGGCGGCCGAAAGTCTCAACCGCGTGCTGCCCGAGCACGCCGGCGCCATGCTGCTGCTGGTCGACGCCCTGCTCATGGCCGGCGGTGACGAACATCGCAGCCGCGCGTTGGCCCTGACCGGCAAGGTCTTGCACAACGAACCCGGCAATCCTTCGGCGCTGGTCATGAAGGGTTTGTTCGAACAGCAGGAAGGCGACACCGCCACCGCGCTCGCGACCTGGCAGCAGGCCTTGAGCCTGGCCGGCCAGGACGGGGGTTTGAAGAGCCAAATCGAGGAATTGATCGCCCGCGCCGGCGGTACGGTGCAAAAGGCCGCGCCGCGTGTGGCGGTGAAAGTGAAGGTCGCGCTGTCGCCCGCGCTCGCTGCGCGCGCGCAAGCGGGCGATGCCGTGTTCATCGCCGCGCGCGCGGTGGATGGGCCGCCCATGCCGCTCGCGGTGTCGCGCCACACTGTCGCCGAACTGCCCTTGTCCATCACCTTGGATGACAGCATGGCGATGGTGCCCGGCCATTCGCTGGCCGACGTCAAGCAGTTCTACGTCATGGCGCGCGTATCCAAGAGCGGCACCGCCAACGCCAGCAGCGGCGACCTGGAAGGCAAGTCC